The following coding sequences lie in one Sorghum bicolor cultivar BTx623 chromosome 6, Sorghum_bicolor_NCBIv3, whole genome shotgun sequence genomic window:
- the LOC8064307 gene encoding uncharacterized protein LOC8064307 yields MDPPPAEASRRGAAGRGGNTGKTRGRLGLKKASARVPSPPPGCSSPAAPTPSPTAPTPTPTAPTPTHTVPAAGQAPGSLPAPTFPLQGARWGSIPPNFAQDPNSWIFPPQGGFLNMIHQQNYPPQSQGENFHLIGQNVSFNPISPPLPANSFGTPSPQGTEQVMEQETSTKKMVKQRNLRYWSHEEEERLASSWLEISKDPIHGNDKKGDTFWKEITSEFNRKGAGKRTRELNQLKIHWSRLKTAIGEWNDYWTKVTQLHTSGYSDDMLEEEAQKMYANRHGKNFTLIHWWKILKDEPKWCAQFETEKDNKDSSEIVDIPDAQQRPPGREAAKAERRGKRKKENVKDGIVILGDNIEKIVKVEEDRKMERDKVTAAQIQISNANLKAAHEQKEAKMFEVYNSLLTQDTMNMSEEAKASRVKAMRKLEEKLFAE; encoded by the exons ATGGATCCGCCGCCGGCCGAGGCTTCTAGGCGTGGCGCCGCTGGCAGAGGAGGCAATACCGGCAAGACCCGCGGCCGGCTTGGACTGAAGAAGGCATCCGCTCGTGTGCCGTCACCACCTCCAGGTTGTTCCTCCCCAGCGGCGCCGACTCCCTCCCCCACCGCGCCGACTCCCACCCCCACCGCGCCGACTCCCACCCACACCGTGCCGGCGGCAGGGCAAGCTCCTGGATCCCTTCCTGCGCCGACATTTCCACTGCAAGGAGCAAGATGGGGCTCCATACCTCCCAATTTTGCACAAGATCCAAATTCATG GATTTTTCCACCGCAAGGAGGTTTCCTAAATATGATTCATCAACAAAACTATCCGCCGCAATCGCAGGGAGAGAACTTTCATTTGATTGGTCAAAATGTGTCATTCAACCCAATTTCTCCACCACTTCCAGCAAATTCATTTGGAACACCTTCACCACAGGGTACTGAACAAGTCATGGAACAAGAAACTTCAACTAAGAAGATGGTGAAGCAAAGAAATTTGAGGTACTGgagtcatgaagaggaagagcGATTGGCTAGTTCTTGGTTAGAAATTTCTAAAGACCCTATTCATGGAAATGATAAGAAAGGAGATACATTTTGGAAGGAGATCACTAGTGAGTTCAATAGGAAAGGTGCAGGGAAGCGTACAAGGGAACTCAACCAATTGAAGATACATTGGTCACGCCTCAAGACAGCAATTGGTGAGTGGAATGACTACTGGACAAAGGTGACTCAGTTGCACACAAGCGGTTATTCGGATGACATGCTGGAGGAAGAAGCACAAAAGATGTATGCAAACAGGCATGGAAAGAATTTTACCTTGATACATTGGTGGAAGATTCTCAAAGATGAGCCCAAATGGTGTGCACAGTTCGAGACAGAGAAAGACAACAAAGACAGTTCTGAAATAGTTGATATTCCAGATGCACAGCAACGTCCGCCAGGTAGAGAAGCTGCAAAGGCTGAGCGCAGAGGAAAGCGTAAGAAGGAAAATGTCAAGGATGGAATTGTCATCCTTGGGGACAATATTGAGAAAATAGTCAAGGTGGAAGAAGACCGAAAGATGGAGCGCGACAAAGTCACAGCTGCTCAGATTCAGATATCAAATGCTAATTTGAAGGCAGCACATGAGCAGAAGGAAGCAAAGATGTTTGAGGTGTACAATTCCCTACTTACTCAAGATACAATGAACATGTCTGAAGAGGCTAAGGCGTCACGAGTGAAGGCAATGCGGAAGTTAGAAGAAAAGTTATTTGCGGAATAA